A single window of Salvia splendens isolate huo1 chromosome 6, SspV2, whole genome shotgun sequence DNA harbors:
- the LOC121807035 gene encoding probable serine/threonine-protein kinase PIX13 has translation MGNCCPQPVASNNTRPPSPASAQPPPPPTPDRAAAAIPPSGEIQTPNLKMFAFAELKSATRNFRPDTVLGEGGFGRVFKGYIDANTLAPSRVGVGMPIAVKKSNPDSEQGLKEWQAEVKFLGKFSHPNLVKLLGYCWEERQFLLVYEYMQRGSLESHLFRKGGEQIPWDIRIKIATGAARGLTALHTTEKTVIYRDFKASNILLDGEFNAKLSDFGLAKLGPVDGNSHVTTNVVGTYGYAAPEYIATGHVYVKSDVYGFGVVLLEIITGLRVLDPNRPPGQINLIDWARPSLSNKKKLNKLMDPRLEDEYPPKAAFATAELILKCIEQDPKCRPDMEEVLRNLEEIGRIKGRPKKQRGHQHRLPSPHHHPSGGGRGGAARHNGKATRSY, from the exons atgGGAAACTGCTGCCCTCAACCTGTTGCCAGCAACAACACCAGACCCCCAAGCCCAG CCTCCGCccagcctccgccgccgcctacGCCCGATCGAGCTGCGGCGGCGATTCCACCTAGCGGCGAGATCCAAACTCCGAATCTGAAAATGTTCGCCTTCGCCGAGTTGAAAAGCGCCACGAGGAATTTTCGGCCGGACACGGTGCTCGGAGAGGGAGGCTTCGGGAGGGTTTTCAAAGGATACATCGACGCGAACACCCTAGCGCCGTCACGCGTCGGGGTAGGAATGCCCATCGCCGTCAAGAAATCCAATCCCGACAGCGAACAAGGCCTCAAGGAATGGCAG GCTGAGGTCAAATTCTTGGGAAAATTCAGCCATCCTAATCTTGTGAAATTGTTGGGTTATTGTTGGGAGGAAAGGCAGTTTCTCCTTGTTTATGAATACATGCAGAGGGGAAGCTTAGAAAGTCACCTATTCAGAA aGGGAGGTGAGCAAATTCCATGGGATATTAGGATTAAAATAGCTACAGGAGCGGCAAGAGGATTAACAGCCTTGCACACTACTGAAAAAACAGTCATTTATAGAGATTTCAAGGCCTCCAACATTTTACTCGATGGG GAATTCAATGCAAAGCTTTCCGACTTTGGACTTGCTAAATTAGGACCAGTCGATGGCAATTCACATGTAACAACCAATGTTGTGGGCACTTATGGCTATGCTGCACCTGAGTATATAGCTACAG GCCATGTGTACGTGAAGAGTGATGTCTATGGTTTCGGAGTGGTGTTGTTGGAAATAATAACGGGCCTACGGGTCCTAGACCCGAACCGGCCACCTGGTCAGATTAATTTGATTGATTGGGCCCGGCCCTCACTATCCAACAAAAAGAAGCTCAACAAATTAATGGATCCCCGTCTCGAAGACGAGTACCCACCAAAGGCCGCATTTGCAACCGCGGAGCTCATACTAAAATGTATCGAGCAGGACCCGAAATGCCGGCCCGACATGGAGGAGGTTTTGCGAAATTTGGAAGAGATTGGCCGCATTAAAGGGAGGCCTAAGAAACAAAGAGGCCATCAGCACCGGCTGCCGTCACCCCACCACCACCCAAGTGGCGGAGGTAGGGGTGGCGCCGCCCGACATAATGGGAAGGCGACCCGGAGTTACTAG
- the LOC121807921 gene encoding catalase-like, which produces MDPYKFRPSSAFNTSFTTTNTGNPVWNDNNALTVGSRGPILLEDYHLVEKVANFARERIPERVVHARGASAKGFFEVTHDVSHLTCADFLRAPGVQTPLIIRFSTVIHERGSPETLRDPRGFAIKFYTREGNFDMVGNNIPVFFIRDGMKFPDLIHAMKPNPKSHIQETWRYLDFFSHIPESLNTFTFFFDDYGIPQDYRHMEGFGVHTFTLINKAGKVSYVKFHWKPTCGIKCLTDEEAKRIGGENHSHATKDLYDSITAGNFPEWKLFIQIMDPADEDKFDFDPLDVTLTWPEDIIPLQPVGRMVLNKNIDNFFAENEQLAFNPSSIVPGIFFSNDKMLQCRTFAYGDTQRHRLGPNHLMLPVNAPKCPHHNNHHDGAMNFMHRDEEVNYFPSKYDPCRHAEKHPMPSAVISGRRERVCIEKENNFKEPGVRYRSWAPDRQDRYVKRWVDALSDPRITHEIRAIWITWWTQVDKSLGQKLASRLNVRPTM; this is translated from the exons ATGGATCCTTACAAG TTCCGTCCCTCAAGTGCGTTCAATACTTCTTTCACCACTACCAACACTGGAAATCCAGTTTGGAATGACAACAATGCTCTCACTGTCGGCAGTAGAG GGCCAATCCTTCTAGAAGACTACCATTTGGTAGAAAAAGTGGCCAACTTCGCCCGGGAAAGGATCCCGGAGCGTGTGGTCCACGCGCGGGGGGCGAGCGCGAAGGGGTTCTTCGAGGTGACCCACGACGTGTCCCACCTGACGTGCGCGGACTTCCTGCGCGCCCCGGGCGTGCAGACCCCTCTGATCATCCGGTTCTCGACGGTGATCCACGAGCGGGGGAGCCCTGAGACCCTCCGCGACCCCCGGGGGTTCGCCATCAAGTTCTACACCCGCGAGGGCAACTTCGACATGGTCGGGAACAACATCCCGGTCTTCTTCATCCGCGACGGGATGAAATTCCCCGACCTCATCCACGCCATGAAGCCCAACCCCAAGTCCCACATCCAGGAGACATGGCGCTACCTCGACTTCTTCTCCCACATCCCCGAGAGCCTCAACACCTTCACCTTCTTCTTCGACGACTACGGCATCCCCCAGGACTACCGCCACATGGAGGGCTTCGGCGTCCACACCTTCACCCTCATCAACAAGGCCGGAAAG GTGAGCTACGTGAAGTTCCACTGGAAGCCAACCTGCGGCATCAAGTGCCTCACCGACGAAGAGGCGAAGCGAATCGGAGGTGAGAACCACAGCCACGCCACCAAGGACCTCTACGACTCCATCACCGCGGGTAACTTCCCGGAATGGAAGCTCTTCATCCAGATCATGGACCCGGCCGACGAGGACAAGTTCGACTTCGACCCCCTCGACGTGACGCTGACGTGGCCGGAGGATATCATACCCCTGCAGCCGGTGGGGAGGATGGTTCTGAACAAGAACATCGACAACTTCTTCGCGGAGAACGAGCAGCTCGCCTTCAACCCTTCGTCGATAGTGCCCGGGATTTTCTTCTCCAATGATAAGATGCTTCAGTGCCGGACTTTCGCCTACGGTGATACGCAGAGGCACAGGCTTGGCCCTAATCACTTGATGTTGCCTGTGAATGCCCCAAAATGCCCCCACCACAACAATCACCATGATGGCGCTATGAACTTCATGCACAGGGATGAGGAG GTGAATTATTTCCCCTCAAAGTATGACCCTTGCCGCCACGCCGAGAAGCACCCTATGCCCTCTGCCGTGATATCCGGGAGACGTGAAAGG GTGTGCATTGAGAAGGAGAATAACTTTAAGGAGCCTGGAGTGAGATACCGTTCATGGGCACCAGACAG GCAGGATAGATACGTGAAGCGATGGGTGGATGCGTTATCGGATCCGAGGATCACTCACGAGATACGCGCGATTTGGATCACGTGGTGGACTCAGGTGGACAAGTCTCTTGGTCAGAAACTGGCATCTCGTCTCAATGTGAGGCCAACCATgtga